Proteins encoded by one window of Candidatus Sumerlaea chitinivorans:
- a CDS encoding Glucosamine-6-phosphate deaminase, whose amino-acid sequence MEVIIAKDRKELAEIAAGIIREQILRKPNSVLGLATGSTPEETYARLVRYHKEEGLDFSKVVTFNLDEYIGLPASHDQSYNYFMWDRLFKHVNINPENVHVPNGMAPDPEAFCEWYEEEIERAGGIDLQLLGIGGDGHIAFNEPGSSLASRTRVKALTEQTIKDNAELFFGKGNEHLVPRFAITMGVGTILEARKLLLIAFGKRKAAICKKFIEGPVTAMVTASALQLHPNAVVVLDEEAASELEYKDYYKWVQKQKNEEYQKVLDRLAGRSK is encoded by the coding sequence ATGGAAGTTATCATTGCGAAGGACCGCAAGGAACTCGCAGAAATCGCCGCGGGAATCATCCGCGAGCAAATCCTCCGCAAGCCCAACTCCGTTCTGGGTCTTGCCACTGGCTCCACCCCTGAGGAGACCTATGCCCGCCTCGTTCGCTATCACAAGGAAGAGGGGCTGGATTTCTCCAAAGTCGTGACGTTCAACCTCGATGAGTACATCGGGCTGCCGGCGTCGCACGACCAGAGCTACAACTACTTCATGTGGGATCGGCTCTTTAAGCACGTCAACATCAACCCCGAGAACGTTCACGTGCCCAACGGCATGGCCCCAGATCCCGAAGCTTTCTGTGAGTGGTACGAAGAAGAGATCGAGCGGGCTGGGGGCATTGATCTCCAGCTGCTCGGCATCGGTGGCGACGGCCACATCGCCTTCAACGAGCCCGGAAGCTCGCTGGCGAGCCGCACGCGCGTGAAGGCGCTCACCGAACAGACCATTAAGGACAACGCCGAGCTCTTCTTCGGCAAGGGCAACGAGCACCTCGTGCCCCGCTTCGCGATCACGATGGGTGTGGGGACCATTCTCGAGGCGCGCAAGCTCCTGCTCATCGCCTTCGGCAAGCGGAAAGCTGCGATCTGCAAGAAGTTCATCGAAGGCCCGGTGACCGCGATGGTGACCGCAAGCGCTCTCCAGCTGCACCCGAACGCGGTCGTGGTGCTCGACGAAGAAGCTGCCTCCGAGCTCGAGTACAAAGACTATTACAAGTGGGTCCAGAAGCAGAAGAACGAGGAGTACCAGAAGGTGCTCGATCGTCTGGCGGGCCGCTCGAAGTAA
- a CDS encoding Glucokinase: MREQIPENPEPNGESPSQRKAYRLALIRYFVWREGPVARAQIAESLGLNLPTVSNCVGELLSSRDLVEEGYADSTGGRKPQLLDINEKKGSVIGLTFSSRGISSAWADLKGQLYNIRIYPFDFSLGPTAALETLKQAVAEQIDAVRLTPHAGPICQIGVGLSGLVDTLSGISLGFPRFEGWNDVPLKKILEETFNIPTVLDNHIAAVALAETVYGQLRGVENALYVQLGPGLGAGIVINGQIYRGSRLNVGEFGHTSMMVDNGPICYCGNYGCLESLASDYALVQQAEAALREGVGTRIPEYAPTPGRITAGAIFRAAADGDRFALNLVEKAARLLGTGIANLVNLFGPQRIIIGGTMAESGGDLLLTTICGTLSTKALDRIEKDVEIRMSSFGKDEAIKGAVTLALHQCFTTPLREGSPAGGRHEKRSFS, translated from the coding sequence ATGCGCGAACAGATCCCCGAAAATCCTGAGCCGAACGGAGAATCTCCGAGCCAGCGCAAAGCGTATCGGTTGGCGTTGATCCGTTACTTTGTCTGGCGCGAGGGCCCTGTGGCTCGGGCCCAAATTGCCGAGAGTCTCGGTCTGAACCTGCCCACCGTGAGCAATTGCGTTGGGGAGCTGCTCTCGTCGCGCGACCTAGTGGAGGAAGGCTACGCGGATTCCACAGGCGGACGCAAGCCTCAGCTCCTTGATATCAACGAAAAGAAAGGCTCCGTCATTGGGCTGACTTTCTCCTCGCGTGGGATTTCCAGCGCATGGGCAGACCTGAAGGGGCAGCTTTACAACATCCGAATTTATCCCTTCGATTTTTCGCTGGGGCCGACGGCTGCCCTTGAGACGCTCAAGCAGGCGGTCGCCGAGCAGATCGATGCGGTGCGCCTCACCCCCCATGCCGGGCCGATTTGCCAAATCGGGGTGGGGCTTTCGGGTCTCGTGGACACGCTCTCTGGGATATCGCTCGGCTTCCCTCGTTTTGAGGGATGGAACGACGTCCCACTTAAGAAAATTCTCGAAGAAACGTTTAATATCCCAACCGTTTTGGACAACCACATTGCTGCGGTGGCCTTAGCTGAGACAGTTTACGGTCAGTTGCGCGGAGTCGAAAACGCGCTTTACGTGCAGCTTGGGCCGGGGTTGGGGGCCGGAATCGTGATCAACGGCCAAATCTACCGCGGATCGCGCCTGAACGTTGGGGAATTTGGCCACACATCCATGATGGTGGATAACGGTCCAATCTGTTACTGCGGCAATTACGGATGCTTGGAGAGCCTTGCCAGCGATTATGCCCTCGTGCAACAGGCGGAGGCCGCGCTTCGCGAGGGAGTCGGGACTCGCATTCCTGAGTACGCTCCAACCCCCGGCAGGATCACCGCGGGTGCCATTTTCCGAGCCGCTGCCGACGGAGACCGTTTTGCGCTCAACCTTGTGGAAAAAGCCGCACGCTTGCTCGGCACGGGGATCGCCAATCTGGTCAACCTGTTTGGTCCGCAGCGCATTATTATCGGTGGGACGATGGCCGAGAGCGGTGGTGACCTACTGCTGACGACGATTTGCGGGACTCTAAGCACCAAAGCACTCGACCGCATCGAGAAGGACGTCGAGATCCGGATGAGCAGTTTCGGCAAGGACGAGGCAATCAAAGGCGCCGTGACGCTGGCGCTTCACCAATGCTTCACCACCCCGTTGCGGGAAGGGAGCCCGGCGGGAGGAAGGCACGAAAAGAGAAGTTTTTCCTGA
- a CDS encoding putative 2-component Histidine kinase-sensor, translated as MNSRQSSDRLLDKLPKMSEEQLRTVVESLRRKDHLWQQLFDALVDGVVVINSSLNVLYANRAAREMLRWDAHKLTTKQRLPNLLPVGELASLVTRFALEPKPFTGVEIELPGPEPRWISVSILAVEKDLDNQEETRFVLVMHDTTELHRVEAERQRAERAMTLATLAAGLAHEIKNPLNSLQIHAQLLQRALRERAKKSRKPAEWSRPLQSCDIIVEEIARLSNVVNQFLAAVRPTRPLFQRANINYHIERVLETIRPEIETKGIRLDVRLDHEIPPHDFDPQQMTQVLLNILKNAMEAVEGCENPTISVRTALEDAGWYRISISDNGVGIPNEEVKARLFEAYYTTKPTGTGLGLAIVRRVIEDHGGEVWIDNNTSGRGSMVVMRFPLASPVRRLLGEPASAGREMLPSGKEAKALLSFTSNEVPCESGTGKAETEASHDK; from the coding sequence ATGAATTCGCGGCAATCCAGCGACCGATTGTTGGATAAACTTCCGAAGATGTCAGAGGAGCAGCTCCGCACGGTCGTGGAGAGCCTGCGACGAAAAGATCACCTCTGGCAGCAATTGTTCGATGCTCTCGTGGACGGCGTTGTGGTCATCAACTCCAGTCTGAACGTGCTCTACGCGAATCGGGCTGCGCGGGAAATGCTGAGATGGGACGCCCACAAGCTTACCACGAAGCAACGGCTACCCAACCTGCTGCCAGTGGGAGAACTTGCCAGCCTTGTGACCCGCTTTGCCTTGGAACCCAAACCCTTCACCGGCGTCGAAATCGAGCTCCCGGGCCCAGAGCCACGGTGGATCAGCGTGAGCATCCTCGCGGTTGAAAAGGATTTGGACAATCAAGAGGAGACGCGTTTTGTCCTCGTGATGCACGACACGACGGAACTCCATCGGGTCGAGGCGGAGCGCCAGCGGGCGGAGCGCGCCATGACGTTAGCAACCCTTGCGGCTGGGCTGGCGCACGAAATCAAAAACCCTCTCAACTCGCTTCAAATCCATGCGCAGTTGCTGCAGCGCGCGTTGCGCGAACGAGCGAAAAAATCGCGCAAGCCTGCCGAGTGGAGCCGTCCGCTTCAGTCGTGCGACATCATCGTGGAAGAAATAGCACGCTTGAGCAATGTTGTGAATCAGTTCCTTGCAGCGGTTCGCCCGACACGTCCCCTCTTCCAACGCGCAAACATCAACTATCACATTGAGCGCGTTCTGGAAACGATTCGTCCTGAAATCGAGACCAAGGGCATCCGGCTGGACGTGCGGTTGGATCACGAAATTCCACCTCATGACTTTGATCCCCAGCAGATGACCCAAGTTTTGCTGAACATTTTGAAGAATGCCATGGAGGCTGTCGAAGGGTGCGAGAACCCCACCATCTCCGTGCGAACCGCGCTCGAGGATGCCGGGTGGTATCGCATCTCTATTAGCGACAACGGCGTGGGGATTCCAAACGAAGAGGTGAAGGCTCGTTTATTCGAAGCCTACTATACGACAAAACCGACCGGCACCGGTTTGGGATTGGCTATCGTTCGCAGGGTGATCGAGGATCATGGGGGGGAAGTTTGGATCGACAACAATACTTCAGGGCGTGGGTCCATGGTGGTCATGCGTTTTCCCCTCGCATCGCCCGTCCGGCGTTTGTTGGGCGAGCCTGCCAGCGCAGGCCGCGAGATGCTCCCCTCAGGCAAAGAGGCAAAAGCGCTTCTTAGTTTCACCTCGAACGAAGTTCCTTGTGAAAGTGGAACAGGAAAGGCCGAGACGGAGGCAAGTCACGATAAGTAA
- a CDS encoding N-acylglucosamine 2-epimerase — translation MSIEPVISQRAMRLAEEYRRALLDEILAFWIRYSPDHECGGYFTCLERDGRVYDTDKFTWLQARQVWTFSMLYNRFEKRDEWLEIARLGAEFLRRHVRDENGHWYFSLTRDGRPLVQPYNIFSECFGAMAFAQYALATGSDEAATIARQAWEVILTRRANPKGRFSKIVPGTRPMISYTLPMILSNLVLEMEPLLPAETVERTISECVDTLMNNFVDAERGIVFEHVAPDRSHPDTFEGRLINPGHGLEGMWFMMAIGERRNDWALIRRAIEVTFNVLEFGWDVAYGGIYYFMDAKGKPPLQLEWDQKLWWVHAEALVALAKAIRLAPDEKTRQRAWEWYKRVHEYTWSHFPDPEFGEWFGYLHREGHRVNNLKGGKWKGCYHLPRAFYVCMREFERLAQQGPAPPKGTQC, via the coding sequence ATGTCCATTGAACCGGTGATCAGCCAGCGCGCAATGCGGTTAGCCGAAGAATACCGCCGCGCTCTCTTAGACGAGATTTTGGCCTTCTGGATACGCTATTCGCCCGACCATGAGTGTGGGGGCTATTTCACGTGCCTCGAGCGCGATGGAAGGGTGTACGATACGGACAAGTTCACGTGGCTGCAAGCGCGCCAAGTCTGGACTTTCTCCATGCTCTACAATCGCTTCGAGAAGCGGGATGAGTGGCTCGAGATCGCGCGCCTTGGCGCGGAGTTTTTGCGGCGACATGTGCGCGATGAGAACGGTCACTGGTACTTTTCCCTCACGCGCGACGGCCGCCCATTGGTCCAGCCCTACAACATCTTTTCTGAATGCTTTGGCGCCATGGCATTCGCGCAGTATGCTCTCGCCACGGGTAGCGACGAGGCGGCTACGATTGCGCGTCAAGCATGGGAGGTGATTCTCACGCGCCGCGCGAATCCCAAGGGGCGCTTCTCGAAGATCGTCCCCGGAACCCGCCCGATGATCTCGTACACACTTCCGATGATCTTATCGAATCTCGTCCTCGAGATGGAGCCATTGCTTCCCGCTGAGACTGTTGAGCGAACCATCAGTGAGTGCGTGGACACCCTGATGAATAACTTCGTCGATGCCGAGCGGGGCATTGTCTTCGAGCACGTAGCGCCCGATCGCTCCCACCCCGACACGTTTGAGGGCCGCCTGATCAACCCGGGCCACGGCCTTGAAGGCATGTGGTTCATGATGGCGATCGGGGAGCGCCGCAACGACTGGGCCCTCATCCGGCGCGCAATTGAAGTCACGTTCAATGTCCTCGAGTTTGGGTGGGATGTTGCGTACGGCGGGATCTACTATTTCATGGACGCGAAAGGCAAGCCGCCCCTGCAACTCGAGTGGGACCAAAAACTTTGGTGGGTGCACGCGGAGGCCCTTGTGGCGCTCGCGAAAGCAATCCGTCTGGCACCAGATGAAAAAACGCGCCAGCGCGCTTGGGAATGGTATAAGCGCGTCCACGAGTATACGTGGAGCCACTTCCCGGACCCGGAATTCGGTGAGTGGTTCGGGTACTTGCACCGCGAAGGGCACCGCGTGAACAATCTGAAGGGCGGCAAGTGGAAGGGATGCTACCACTTGCCTCGCGCTTTCTATGTCTGCATGCGTGAGTTTGAAAGGCTGGCGCAGCAGGGTCCCGCCCCACCGAAAGGGACTCAATGCTGA
- a CDS encoding Metal-dependent hydrolase YbeY, involved in rRNA and/or ribosome maturation and assembly, producing the protein MEIQVRNKCKSNILTTHRLKKIATNVIRLVLEEKGRTSAEVSVVFVDEPEMRMLNKNYRGKDKATDVLAFPMNEGRFAALNPDLLGDIVVCVPAARKQAEEKDQSLERELSVLLIHGLLHLLGYDHQHEKEERKMRELESEYLALVGEELSIY; encoded by the coding sequence ATGGAAATTCAGGTTCGCAACAAGTGCAAGTCGAACATCCTGACGACGCATCGCCTGAAGAAAATCGCGACCAACGTCATCCGGCTCGTGCTCGAGGAAAAAGGGCGAACCTCAGCCGAGGTGTCTGTTGTGTTCGTCGATGAGCCAGAGATGCGCATGCTCAACAAGAATTATCGCGGCAAAGACAAGGCCACGGACGTCCTGGCGTTCCCCATGAATGAGGGGCGCTTTGCCGCACTCAATCCTGATCTGCTTGGTGATATCGTTGTGTGTGTTCCGGCCGCACGCAAACAAGCAGAAGAAAAAGATCAGTCGCTCGAACGCGAGCTTTCCGTGCTGCTGATTCACGGCCTCCTTCATTTACTTGGTTACGACCATCAGCACGAGAAAGAAGAGCGAAAAATGCGCGAGCTCGAGAGCGAATACCTCGCTCTGGTTGGAGAAGAGCTCAGCATTTACTGA
- a CDS encoding Exoenzymes regulatory protein AepA in lipid-linked oligosaccharide synthesis cluster, with protein MSATQTEQRSLLFLAFRERLGEMIGVSGATTLSSLLSGETAGRPTSLPLKYFYNGRIRTMDRRRSVVPHMLVAGERIWFCAESRAPLGLDFREAGFAAQRRAWESEIEFIDLEKRTVLPGLADAHVHFLQWAMFASRPDLTSARSEEEALAILRQEATPEGEEWLVAFGWSHNEWPGGRLPSKESLDAVFPHRPVYATSKCGHLAWVNSAALARAGITPATPDPPGGEIGREMRNGVPFLTGVLKENAIYLVERHIPTPTESVRRNAFLKAQAKAHALGITAIHTPEDLEAWDFYLRARATGLLRLRTAFLAPVQALPEIASLRLRHGMGDDWLFLAGIKVFADGSLGGRTALMYDAYEGEPHNSGVVVTDYPELLRVTIQANRAGLPVAIHAIGDLAVGQVLRAFAASAVEVGTNGAVGTQPLVRNRIEHLQLYAECDLELLREVRPVASMQPVHLCADWKAADEYWGKRARRAYAFHTLSRCGCLLAFGSDAPVEPINPWFGLYAATTRLDLCNERTTPWYREELIPLEDALAAYTLGPARAVGKLHVTGSLEVGKYADFVVLEEDPFTIPPKELRNVIPYETYVSGECVHKRIASEG; from the coding sequence GTGTCGGCGACGCAAACCGAGCAGCGTTCTCTGCTTTTCCTTGCCTTTCGCGAACGCCTCGGAGAAATGATAGGCGTGAGTGGCGCAACCACACTTTCTTCGCTTCTTTCGGGTGAAACCGCAGGCCGACCAACGTCGTTACCTCTGAAGTATTTCTATAATGGTCGCATCCGCACGATGGACCGGCGGCGCTCCGTGGTTCCGCACATGCTTGTGGCAGGCGAGCGCATCTGGTTCTGCGCTGAGAGCCGCGCGCCGCTTGGTTTGGACTTTCGCGAAGCGGGCTTTGCAGCTCAACGGCGAGCGTGGGAATCGGAGATCGAGTTCATCGATCTGGAAAAACGGACCGTTCTACCGGGGCTGGCGGATGCCCACGTCCATTTCTTGCAATGGGCGATGTTTGCTTCTCGCCCGGACCTAACGTCCGCGCGTTCTGAGGAAGAAGCACTCGCAATCCTTCGACAAGAGGCAACACCTGAAGGAGAGGAGTGGTTGGTTGCCTTTGGCTGGTCCCACAACGAGTGGCCCGGCGGGCGCCTTCCCTCAAAAGAATCACTCGACGCAGTCTTTCCCCACCGGCCTGTGTACGCGACTTCAAAATGTGGTCATCTCGCTTGGGTGAACTCGGCAGCACTTGCTCGGGCTGGGATTACGCCCGCCACACCCGATCCGCCGGGCGGCGAAATTGGCCGAGAGATGCGAAACGGCGTGCCGTTCCTCACCGGAGTCTTGAAGGAAAATGCTATCTACCTTGTGGAACGCCACATTCCGACACCCACGGAAAGTGTCCGGCGGAACGCATTTCTCAAAGCCCAGGCAAAGGCGCACGCCTTGGGCATCACAGCCATTCACACACCCGAAGACCTCGAGGCGTGGGATTTTTATTTGCGAGCACGTGCCACGGGACTTCTGCGGCTTCGGACGGCGTTTCTCGCGCCAGTCCAAGCCTTGCCAGAAATTGCTTCGCTTCGCTTACGCCATGGGATGGGGGACGACTGGTTGTTCCTTGCGGGAATCAAAGTATTTGCAGATGGATCCCTGGGCGGCCGCACCGCATTGATGTACGACGCGTACGAGGGCGAACCGCACAACTCTGGCGTCGTAGTAACGGACTATCCGGAGCTGCTGCGCGTGACGATCCAAGCAAATCGCGCAGGCTTGCCCGTTGCTATCCATGCCATTGGCGACCTTGCGGTTGGCCAAGTACTCCGGGCATTTGCCGCTTCTGCCGTGGAGGTCGGAACAAACGGTGCTGTAGGAACCCAACCATTGGTGCGGAATCGAATTGAACACCTCCAACTCTACGCCGAATGCGATTTGGAATTGCTGCGGGAAGTGAGACCCGTGGCGAGCATGCAGCCAGTGCATCTTTGCGCGGATTGGAAAGCCGCGGATGAGTACTGGGGAAAGCGAGCGCGTCGTGCCTACGCTTTCCACACCTTATCGCGCTGCGGTTGCCTGCTTGCTTTCGGCTCGGACGCCCCTGTCGAGCCCATCAATCCATGGTTTGGCCTATACGCCGCAACGACTCGCTTGGATCTCTGCAACGAGCGCACCACCCCGTGGTACCGCGAAGAACTAATCCCACTCGAGGATGCTTTGGCTGCCTACACACTCGGCCCTGCCCGAGCTGTGGGAAAGCTCCACGTGACAGGTTCCCTTGAGGTTGGGAAGTACGCCGATTTCGTAGTTCTGGAAGAAGACCCGTTTACCATCCCACCGAAAGAGCTCCGCAACGTCATCCCCTACGAAACGTACGTTTCTGGTGAATGTGTCCATAAGCGGATTGCTTCTGAAGGATAG
- a CDS encoding Molybdenum cofactor biosynthesis protein MoaB: MTDGSAFTAATITLSDLAAVGKREDTSGVLLRELLAGLGARLLPHIVLPDDREALRAKLIELADQADVILTTGGTGIAPRDVTPEATLDVVERRLPGVEAALHLAGREKVPTAILSRGVAGVRGRCLIVNLPGSPGGVRDGMGVLAPILTHAVRLLRGEVRDCQGEFRAMREATDASG, translated from the coding sequence ATGACAGACGGTTCAGCATTTACCGCGGCCACGATCACGCTCAGTGATTTGGCTGCCGTTGGAAAGCGCGAAGATACCAGCGGTGTACTCCTGCGCGAGTTGCTCGCGGGCTTGGGTGCACGGTTGCTGCCCCACATCGTTTTGCCCGATGACCGAGAGGCGCTTCGTGCGAAACTGATCGAGTTGGCCGATCAGGCGGATGTTATCCTGACGACGGGCGGGACCGGCATTGCGCCTCGCGACGTGACGCCGGAAGCAACGCTGGACGTCGTCGAGCGGCGCTTGCCGGGTGTGGAAGCCGCGCTTCACCTTGCGGGCCGAGAGAAGGTGCCGACCGCAATCCTTTCGCGCGGTGTGGCAGGAGTGCGGGGGAGGTGCCTAATTGTGAACCTTCCGGGAAGTCCAGGCGGTGTGCGCGACGGTATGGGGGTGTTGGCGCCCATTCTTACGCATGCAGTTCGTCTGCTGCGAGGCGAAGTACGCGATTGCCAAGGGGAATTTCGCGCGATGCGAGAAGCGACCGATGCCTCGGGCTGA
- a CDS encoding HAD-superfamily hydrolase, subfamily IA, variant 1, with the protein MRTGRFEWVFFDAGGTLLGTNPDQEHWYEHFFIEACAEQGYRPCLEEVHAALNHAAATCRVHPRCSTPEQVRAYWQHIYTSVFAHLLPQRDATALANHYIERFERGEFVELFADTLPALEILRKRGVRKAIVSNFGTYLEDFLRRCAIAHEFEFAVISAAEGCEKPDPAIFHRALERAGTSPDRVLYVGDSLEEDYHAARAIGLQAVLIDRHDRHRQLQDVRRIRDLREIVQFLQAS; encoded by the coding sequence GTGCGCACAGGTCGATTCGAATGGGTCTTTTTTGATGCGGGCGGAACTCTGCTGGGAACCAATCCGGATCAGGAGCATTGGTACGAACATTTTTTCATCGAGGCGTGTGCAGAACAAGGGTATCGCCCTTGCCTTGAAGAGGTTCACGCGGCGCTGAATCACGCAGCCGCCACCTGTCGCGTTCACCCCCGATGCAGCACCCCAGAACAGGTGCGAGCCTATTGGCAGCACATTTACACCTCAGTGTTTGCGCATTTACTGCCTCAACGCGATGCAACCGCGCTCGCCAATCATTATATCGAGCGCTTTGAAAGGGGTGAGTTTGTCGAGCTTTTCGCCGACACCCTTCCAGCGCTCGAGATTCTTCGGAAGAGGGGGGTGCGTAAGGCCATCGTTTCGAATTTTGGTACGTACCTTGAGGATTTCCTCAGGAGATGTGCCATCGCCCACGAGTTTGAGTTTGCAGTGATCAGTGCTGCGGAGGGATGCGAAAAGCCGGATCCCGCTATTTTTCATCGGGCTCTCGAGCGCGCGGGAACCTCGCCAGACCGAGTTCTGTACGTGGGCGATAGTCTTGAGGAGGACTACCACGCGGCGCGAGCGATTGGCCTGCAGGCAGTGCTCATTGACCGACACGACCGCCACCGGCAGCTTCAGGATGTCCGACGCATCCGCGATTTGCGAGAGATCGTTCAGTTTTTGCAGGCTTCGTAG
- a CDS encoding Xanthine and CO dehydrogenases maturation factor, XdhC/CoxF family — protein sequence MASNVYEAIAELLRSGKKGALITLIETIGSTPRKAGAKMLVTEDGRLVGTVGGGCVEADLVAYARQAMREGKLLVREVDLTAKSRDENDMLCGGKMKALIEPIRPEEKVIIFGGGHISRALHEVLALLEFQITVTDDRPQFANPERFPKAQNIIAAPFEEQFSRLNVDPTTAIIIVTRGHSYDEYCMEEALKTNAGFIALVGSRTKYAVFRKNLREKGFTDEQLNRVLCPAGLAIGAETPEEIAVSIAAQLVAWRRTGQPSCAPESRKPAASS from the coding sequence ATGGCTTCGAATGTGTATGAAGCAATTGCTGAATTGCTGCGCAGCGGCAAAAAGGGCGCACTCATTACGCTGATCGAGACCATCGGGAGTACCCCGCGCAAGGCTGGCGCCAAGATGTTGGTCACCGAAGACGGTCGCCTCGTGGGGACGGTTGGAGGCGGCTGCGTGGAGGCGGATTTGGTAGCCTATGCCCGCCAAGCAATGCGCGAAGGAAAACTCCTCGTACGCGAAGTCGACCTTACTGCAAAATCCCGGGATGAAAACGATATGCTTTGCGGGGGTAAAATGAAAGCACTCATCGAACCGATCCGCCCGGAAGAAAAGGTCATTATCTTCGGGGGCGGCCACATTTCGCGCGCCCTTCACGAAGTTTTGGCCTTGCTCGAGTTTCAAATCACAGTCACAGATGACCGCCCGCAATTTGCCAATCCAGAGCGGTTCCCAAAGGCGCAAAACATCATTGCGGCACCCTTTGAGGAGCAGTTTAGCCGCCTCAACGTGGACCCCACGACCGCCATTATCATCGTTACCCGCGGCCATTCGTATGATGAATACTGCATGGAAGAGGCATTGAAGACAAACGCGGGGTTCATCGCTCTGGTGGGCAGCCGCACGAAGTATGCGGTTTTCCGGAAGAACCTGCGCGAGAAAGGATTCACTGACGAACAGCTCAACCGCGTTCTATGCCCGGCTGGGCTTGCAATCGGCGCCGAGACCCCCGAAGAGATCGCGGTTTCGATTGCTGCTCAGCTTGTGGCGTGGCGTCGGACGGGGCAACCTTCCTGTGCGCCGGAGTCGCGCAAGCCAGCAGCATCGAGCTAA
- a CDS encoding TPR-repeat-containing protein: protein MGRFSKLETDKNSTPQEAVGQRRAVESRPTASEPVYDAPYYVNTGIQQYFSGDLKRALQLFSRATQVDRANLEGWAWQLLTLITLKQYKEAMVWVLRALELFPQDARIISLQGLAFAHQGMAQRGLQCSDYAIQQNASDPYVWLWRGQILLLAENPNAEFCFGKAMETRRTDEWIVPALIGLAYLDQRNFARAAGFLETAVQEVPQNDYLWTQLGIARERLGLMQKALECYETAVRLNPKNRVAQERLVRISQSPWLARILRRLFPF from the coding sequence ATGGGTCGTTTTTCCAAACTCGAGACGGATAAAAACTCGACGCCCCAAGAAGCGGTGGGCCAGCGTCGGGCGGTGGAGAGCCGCCCCACAGCTTCCGAGCCCGTGTATGACGCGCCCTATTATGTGAACACGGGTATCCAGCAATATTTTTCGGGTGACTTGAAGCGCGCGCTGCAATTGTTCTCCCGCGCGACCCAAGTAGATCGTGCAAATCTCGAGGGCTGGGCTTGGCAACTTTTGACCCTGATTACCCTGAAGCAGTACAAAGAGGCGATGGTGTGGGTACTGCGCGCCCTCGAACTCTTCCCCCAAGACGCGCGGATTATTTCTCTGCAGGGACTGGCGTTTGCCCACCAAGGCATGGCGCAACGAGGCCTCCAGTGCAGCGACTACGCTATCCAGCAGAACGCAAGTGATCCCTATGTGTGGCTATGGCGCGGCCAGATTCTCCTCCTCGCAGAGAACCCCAACGCCGAGTTCTGCTTTGGAAAGGCCATGGAGACCCGTCGAACCGACGAATGGATCGTCCCCGCGCTCATTGGATTAGCGTATCTGGACCAACGAAATTTCGCCCGAGCAGCAGGCTTTCTGGAAACAGCTGTGCAAGAGGTTCCTCAAAACGATTATTTATGGACGCAACTTGGCATCGCACGGGAGCGTTTGGGGCTGATGCAGAAAGCTCTTGAGTGCTACGAGACTGCGGTGCGACTCAACCCAAAGAACCGCGTGGCGCAAGAGCGACTTGTCCGCATCTCTCAATCACCGTGGCTCGCGAGAATCCTGCGCAGGCTCTTTCCGTTCTAA